A section of the Agrobacterium tumefaciens genome encodes:
- the phnE gene encoding phosphonate ABC transporter, permease protein PhnE, whose protein sequence is MATTLHQGTLSPEGLSASSKTVMRHYQQQLKTRRIYTVISLVVFLAILAASLNFANAANSGKFFERLPYFFDFMKTFVPDSPLEVFRAMFDLPSPYADGSLKYNYVADRVYIADGFYIPHFIYQLIITLNIALVSTIIGTGFAFVLCFFASTNLIGAGLVRWVVRRIMEVLRAFPEIVVAGLLTAILSIGPIAAIIAISVHTIGALGKLFFEVVENADMKPDEGLRAAGANWLERVRFAIVPQVLPNFVSYALLRAEINVRASTIIGAVGGGGIGEVFRLSIGNDHAAKTYAIIILLLITIIAVDQFSSWLRRRLIGQQSFEFGRGAA, encoded by the coding sequence ATGGCGACCACACTGCACCAGGGCACCCTCTCGCCCGAGGGATTGAGCGCATCGTCGAAAACGGTCATGCGTCACTATCAGCAGCAGCTCAAGACGCGGCGAATCTACACCGTCATCTCGCTCGTGGTCTTTCTCGCCATCCTTGCCGCCTCCCTGAATTTTGCCAATGCGGCCAATTCAGGCAAGTTTTTCGAGCGCCTGCCCTATTTCTTCGATTTCATGAAGACCTTCGTGCCTGATAGTCCGCTGGAAGTCTTCCGGGCGATGTTCGACCTGCCGTCGCCCTATGCGGATGGTTCGCTGAAATATAATTATGTCGCCGATCGCGTTTACATCGCCGATGGTTTCTACATCCCGCATTTCATCTACCAGCTGATCATCACGCTCAATATCGCGCTGGTTTCGACGATCATTGGCACCGGCTTTGCCTTCGTGCTCTGTTTCTTCGCCTCCACCAATCTCATCGGCGCCGGGCTCGTGCGCTGGGTGGTGCGCCGGATTATGGAAGTGTTGCGGGCCTTTCCTGAAATTGTGGTCGCCGGACTGTTGACCGCCATCCTGTCGATCGGCCCGATCGCGGCGATCATCGCAATTTCGGTCCACACGATCGGCGCTCTCGGAAAGCTCTTTTTCGAAGTTGTTGAGAATGCCGACATGAAACCGGACGAAGGCCTGCGCGCCGCGGGCGCCAACTGGCTCGAACGCGTGCGTTTTGCCATCGTGCCTCAGGTTCTTCCGAATTTCGTTTCCTATGCCCTCCTGCGCGCTGAGATCAACGTGCGTGCCTCCACCATCATCGGCGCGGTGGGCGGCGGCGGTATCGGGGAGGTCTTCCGCCTGTCGATCGGCAACGATCATGCGGCAAAGACCTATGCCATCATCATTTTACTGTTGATTACCATCATCGCCGTCGACCAGTTCTCCAGCTGGCTGCGCCGCCGGCTGATCGGCCAACAATCCTTTGAATTCGGACGGGGAGCGGCCTGA
- the phnE gene encoding phosphonate ABC transporter, permease protein PhnE → MSSSFILNTAERERLTAAHPAVFNRSVMQRYGLLIGLLAVTAYLIGCFFFFNVGPAFMQGRWDRASSYIQDWYSWRAQPRLRFEDGKVEPQWSSRGQYPADARIDWLQPLPNGGYSVVYAGSDNRLDVTPTQVDVYVDGIGYPIVINGEQALAPQNAPDEIQQDGNKVLVHYGFAGQAEIRTSQVYVQRRFLGWANFFFDTHSEFWGKSYAQLAAIALWGERLDPARSNIGHMVDDFLDNGVWQHADVLSKLMQTLVMAFVGTLFGTLVALPLAFIAARNITANKAANWSMKRLFDFLRSIDMLIWALFFTRSFGPGPIPGIAAIFFTDTGALGKVYAEALENVDDKQREGVKSVGASPIAVNRFGVLPQVLPVFISQSLYFWESNTRSATIIGAVGAGGIGLKLLEAMGTNADWDKVAYMVLLILFVVFLFDHISNSLRSRLIGKAQH, encoded by the coding sequence ATGTCGTCGAGTTTCATTCTCAACACTGCCGAGCGCGAGAGGCTGACGGCTGCTCATCCTGCGGTATTCAACCGCAGCGTCATGCAGCGATATGGTCTGCTTATCGGCCTTCTAGCCGTGACCGCCTATCTTATCGGCTGCTTTTTCTTTTTCAACGTTGGCCCGGCCTTCATGCAAGGGCGGTGGGATCGGGCTTCCAGCTATATTCAGGACTGGTACTCCTGGCGTGCCCAACCGCGCCTTCGTTTCGAAGACGGGAAGGTGGAGCCGCAATGGTCGAGCCGCGGGCAATACCCGGCCGATGCCAGGATCGACTGGCTGCAGCCGCTGCCGAATGGTGGATATAGCGTTGTTTATGCGGGCTCGGACAATCGCCTCGACGTGACGCCGACGCAGGTGGATGTGTATGTCGATGGCATCGGTTATCCCATCGTCATCAATGGGGAGCAGGCCCTCGCACCCCAAAACGCACCGGATGAAATCCAGCAGGATGGCAACAAGGTGCTCGTGCATTACGGCTTCGCAGGTCAGGCGGAGATCCGCACGAGCCAGGTCTATGTACAGCGCCGCTTCCTCGGCTGGGCGAATTTCTTCTTCGACACGCATTCCGAATTCTGGGGCAAGAGCTACGCTCAACTGGCGGCGATCGCCCTATGGGGAGAAAGGCTCGATCCGGCCCGCTCCAATATTGGCCACATGGTGGATGATTTCCTTGATAACGGCGTCTGGCAACATGCCGACGTCCTTTCCAAGCTGATGCAGACACTGGTCATGGCGTTTGTCGGCACATTGTTCGGCACGCTCGTCGCCCTACCGCTCGCCTTCATTGCCGCCCGCAACATCACCGCCAACAAGGCCGCCAATTGGAGCATGAAGCGCCTGTTCGACTTCCTGCGATCCATCGACATGCTGATCTGGGCGCTGTTCTTCACCCGCAGTTTCGGTCCCGGACCGATCCCCGGCATTGCCGCGATCTTCTTCACCGACACCGGGGCGCTTGGCAAGGTTTATGCCGAAGCGCTGGAGAACGTGGACGACAAGCAGCGTGAGGGCGTCAAGTCGGTCGGCGCGTCGCCGATCGCTGTCAATCGTTTCGGCGTGTTGCCGCAGGTTCTCCCGGTCTTCATTTCGCAGTCGCTCTATTTCTGGGAAAGCAACACCCGCTCCGCCACCATCATCGGCGCGGTGGGTGCGGGCGGCATCGGCCTCAAACTGCTGGAAGCAATGGGGACCAATGCCGACTGGGACAAGGTCGCCTATATGGTCCTGCTCATCCTCTTTGTGGTCTTCCTGTTCGACCACATCTCCAATTCGCTGCGCTCGCGCCTGATCGGCAAGGCACAGCATTAG
- a CDS encoding DUF1045 domain-containing protein, which translates to MLAVRYAIYFSPAKDHPLTERASRWLGRNAFSGTSYNDHADYAGMTEEPRRYGFHATLKAPFELAEKYSEAELVAALTEFTSEKQVFDIPRIVIEALGPFFALVPDRIYQPLQDFAAEIVDHFDRFRAPLSETDIARRRPQMLTESQRQNLSLWGYPHVMDDFRFHMTLTGRIDEAEQPAVRNMLSAQFSEFVDKPLTLSGLALFIEEERGAPFTVHSWHPFAEPPKKDTIP; encoded by the coding sequence GTGCTTGCCGTGCGCTATGCCATCTATTTTTCCCCGGCTAAAGATCATCCGCTGACTGAAAGAGCATCGCGCTGGCTGGGCCGCAATGCATTTTCCGGCACGTCGTATAATGACCACGCCGATTATGCCGGGATGACTGAGGAACCGCGTCGTTACGGTTTCCACGCAACGCTGAAGGCGCCATTCGAGCTTGCGGAAAAATACAGCGAAGCGGAGTTGGTGGCGGCTCTGACAGAGTTCACTTCCGAGAAGCAGGTTTTCGACATTCCGCGTATTGTCATCGAGGCACTTGGACCATTCTTCGCTCTGGTGCCGGATCGCATTTACCAACCGCTGCAGGACTTTGCCGCGGAGATCGTGGATCATTTCGACCGCTTCCGTGCGCCCCTGTCCGAAACCGATATTGCCCGCCGCCGGCCGCAGATGCTGACCGAAAGCCAGCGGCAAAATCTGTCGCTTTGGGGTTATCCGCATGTGATGGATGACTTTCGTTTCCACATGACGCTGACCGGACGCATCGACGAAGCCGAGCAGCCTGCCGTGCGCAACATGCTTTCTGCGCAGTTTTCCGAGTTTGTCGACAAGCCGCTCACCCTTTCCGGCCTTGCCCTTTTCATTGAAGAGGAGCGCGGCGCACCATTTACCGTTCACAGCTGGCATCCGTTTGCTGAGCCACCCAAGAAAGATACGATCCCATGA
- a CDS encoding alpha-D-ribose 1-methylphosphonate 5-triphosphate diphosphatase — MTEHALSNARIVLEDDIILGSVLIRDGKIADISEGASKSGEDLEGDFLIPGLVELHTDHLEQHYSPRPGVTWDKIAAIQAHDAQVAASGITTVFDCLRLGSDEDGGFKKGEMREMADAIEAAADQNRLRSDHLLHLRCEVASADVLEHFEDFETDPRVRLISMMDHSPGQRQFQSMDQYIFYYQKKRGLSDEAFAEFVQRRQAASAEYSAKHRDYLAARCAERGITVASHDDATEAHVGEAIGHGVKLAEFPTSVEAAKASHSAGMSVLMGAPNIVRGKSHSGNIAARDLAEIGVLDVLSSDYVPFSLLFAPFLLADQVEGISLPEALRMVTATPARTVGLLDRGRIAPGLRADLVRVHREEGVPVARSVWRQGKRVA; from the coding sequence ATGACCGAGCACGCCCTTTCCAATGCCCGTATCGTTCTGGAAGACGATATTATTCTGGGCTCCGTTCTGATCCGTGACGGCAAGATTGCCGACATTAGCGAAGGCGCTTCGAAATCAGGAGAAGACCTTGAAGGAGACTTTCTGATCCCCGGTCTGGTAGAACTTCATACCGACCATCTGGAACAGCATTATTCGCCGCGTCCCGGCGTGACCTGGGACAAGATCGCCGCGATCCAGGCTCATGACGCCCAGGTCGCCGCCTCCGGCATCACCACGGTTTTCGATTGCCTGCGCCTTGGCTCGGATGAGGATGGCGGTTTCAAAAAGGGCGAAATGCGGGAGATGGCTGACGCCATCGAGGCGGCGGCGGACCAGAACCGCCTGCGCTCCGACCACCTTCTGCATCTGCGCTGCGAGGTGGCGTCCGCCGATGTGCTGGAACATTTTGAGGACTTCGAGACCGATCCGCGCGTGCGGCTGATTTCGATGATGGACCACTCACCGGGCCAGCGCCAATTTCAGTCCATGGATCAATACATCTTCTATTATCAGAAGAAGCGCGGTTTGAGCGATGAGGCCTTTGCCGAATTTGTGCAGCGGCGACAGGCAGCCTCGGCCGAATATTCCGCCAAGCATCGTGATTATCTGGCCGCCCGCTGCGCTGAGCGTGGCATTACCGTTGCGAGCCACGATGACGCCACCGAGGCGCATGTGGGCGAGGCGATCGGCCATGGGGTGAAACTGGCGGAGTTCCCGACCAGCGTCGAAGCGGCCAAGGCATCGCACAGCGCGGGCATGAGCGTGCTTATGGGTGCACCCAATATCGTTCGCGGCAAGTCGCATTCCGGCAATATCGCCGCCCGTGACCTCGCCGAAATCGGGGTGCTGGATGTGTTGTCATCCGACTATGTGCCTTTCAGCCTGCTGTTCGCACCCTTCTTGCTTGCCGATCAGGTGGAGGGAATCAGCCTGCCGGAGGCACTGCGTATGGTCACGGCCACGCCGGCGCGCACGGTCGGTCTTCTTGACCGCGGTCGCATCGCGCCGGGATTGCGGGCCGATCTGGTGCGAGTGCACCGCGAAGAGGGCGTTCCGGTCGCCCGTTCCGTCTGGCGTCAGGGCAAGCGCGTGGCATGA
- the phnN gene encoding phosphonate metabolism protein/1,5-bisphosphokinase (PRPP-forming) PhnN, which translates to MSIDGDDSRRAQSPGTMVVVVGPSGAGKDTLMDYASVQLAGRPGFHFTRRVITRSCDAGGENHDAVSMQEFNRLEDAGAFAVSWEAHGLKYGIPSTVHRHLEAGDVVIANGSRSALPHFGTAFVRLKVLNIVARPDVLAMRLEQRGRESRDDILRRLERSSLTVAGDFDVTTVDNSGAIEEAGRAIMQVLEQSCTYRHA; encoded by the coding sequence ATGAGCATTGATGGGGATGATAGCCGGCGCGCGCAATCGCCCGGCACGATGGTCGTTGTTGTCGGCCCGAGCGGCGCCGGCAAGGACACGCTGATGGACTATGCCTCGGTCCAGCTTGCCGGCCGACCCGGCTTTCATTTTACCCGTCGCGTCATTACCCGCAGCTGCGATGCGGGTGGTGAAAACCACGACGCCGTTTCCATGCAGGAGTTCAACCGTCTGGAAGATGCGGGTGCCTTTGCCGTTTCCTGGGAAGCACACGGGCTTAAATACGGCATTCCTTCTACCGTCCACCGTCATCTTGAGGCGGGCGACGTGGTGATCGCCAATGGCTCACGATCTGCCCTGCCCCATTTCGGCACCGCCTTTGTCCGTCTTAAAGTCCTAAACATCGTTGCGCGGCCCGATGTGCTGGCGATGCGACTGGAGCAACGCGGGCGCGAGAGCCGGGACGATATTCTGCGACGGCTGGAACGCAGTTCGCTCACCGTCGCCGGCGATTTCGACGTCACGACTGTCGACAATAGTGGCGCGATCGAAGAAGCCGGGCGGGCGATCATGCAGGTTCTTGAGCAAAGCTGCACCTACCGGCACGCCTGA
- a CDS encoding AraC family transcriptional regulator — protein sequence MPYKRISDEITVVAGLAAGVSNYARSRGIDITPICTSLDIDPATFSSLTERISLDRFCRLLETCALIAGDDTFGLQCAATFTAGASGAFGYGLMSAPTVRAFLRFLQDHVYYATNNSNFTMVTDAKQATLSWTFAPVIAKREQYVDFVLGILMQRLRDILGDRTNQVDIGLERPKPSNLQLFKERMSTRVSFSQPIHTMRFPAPLLDAVNPNADARLFELMNLQCRMLRPETSSDATQFIDQVKRYMQMRLSDAELSLGEIAPYFNLSERSFQRRLAELGTNLNEIKDAIRKNAGFKLLVESDLPVSDIGYRLGYSTPGAFSRSVSRWFGATPTDIRRKHTRLPNV from the coding sequence ATGCCTTACAAAAGGATCAGCGACGAGATTACCGTGGTGGCTGGCCTTGCCGCCGGCGTCAGCAACTATGCCCGCTCACGCGGGATCGATATCACTCCGATCTGCACGTCTCTGGACATTGACCCTGCTACATTCAGCAGCCTGACGGAACGCATCAGCCTCGATAGATTTTGTCGGCTGCTCGAAACCTGTGCCCTGATCGCCGGCGACGACACCTTCGGTCTTCAATGCGCGGCCACCTTTACAGCCGGTGCATCCGGCGCCTTCGGCTACGGCCTGATGAGTGCGCCGACCGTGCGGGCCTTCCTGCGCTTTCTTCAGGACCATGTGTATTACGCGACCAACAACAGTAACTTCACGATGGTGACAGATGCGAAGCAGGCGACCCTGTCCTGGACATTCGCGCCAGTTATCGCCAAACGCGAGCAATACGTGGATTTTGTCCTCGGCATCCTGATGCAGCGCCTGCGTGATATCCTCGGCGACCGCACCAACCAGGTCGATATCGGCCTGGAGCGGCCAAAACCGAGTAACCTTCAGCTTTTTAAAGAGAGGATGAGCACGCGCGTCAGTTTCTCCCAACCCATTCACACCATGCGCTTTCCAGCGCCGTTGCTGGATGCGGTCAATCCGAATGCCGATGCGAGGCTGTTCGAGTTGATGAACCTTCAATGCCGCATGTTACGCCCGGAGACATCTTCAGACGCGACCCAGTTCATCGACCAGGTGAAGCGTTACATGCAGATGCGGCTGTCGGATGCCGAGTTGTCGCTCGGTGAGATTGCGCCCTACTTCAACCTGTCGGAACGAAGTTTCCAGCGGCGGCTCGCCGAACTCGGCACAAATCTCAACGAAATAAAGGACGCGATCCGCAAGAACGCCGGTTTCAAACTGCTGGTGGAAAGCGATCTTCCAGTCTCCGATATCGGCTACCGGCTCGGCTATTCCACGCCCGGCGCTTTCTCCCGCTCCGTTTCCCGCTGGTTCGGGGCCACGCCAACCGATATCCGAAGGAAACATACGCGTCTTCCCAACGTATAG
- a CDS encoding Ldh family oxidoreductase, translated as MKFSIAEAEDLVSSIFERNGVLPQNARSVARALVASEAAGQSGHGFRRIPVYVRQALVGKVDGRARPAVTRLKPGVLSIDANLGYAYPAIDCAIEALPDMAREQGIALAAIHRSHHAGVMALTVERFAEMGFVALMFANAPASMAPWGGSRPLYGTNPIAFGAPVGGADPLVIDLALSKVARGKIMAARQKGETIPGDWALDRNGRPTTDPEEAIEGTMVPAGEAKGAALALMVEILAAAVTGSNFAFEASSLLDDKGSPPSIGQTIIAIDPVSTGGAAFTERLAFIAGEIEKQENVRLPGRRSQGIRKRALEEGIVIESDILAEIQKL; from the coding sequence ATGAAATTTTCAATCGCAGAGGCAGAGGATCTCGTATCTTCTATCTTTGAGCGCAACGGTGTTCTGCCGCAAAACGCGCGTTCCGTGGCAAGGGCGCTCGTCGCATCTGAAGCCGCGGGACAAAGTGGTCACGGCTTTCGCCGCATTCCCGTTTACGTTCGGCAGGCGCTGGTTGGCAAGGTGGATGGCAGGGCACGTCCCGCGGTGACACGGCTGAAGCCAGGCGTGCTGTCCATCGACGCCAATCTCGGATACGCCTATCCGGCAATTGACTGTGCCATTGAGGCCTTGCCTGATATGGCCCGTGAGCAGGGCATTGCCCTTGCCGCCATCCACCGGTCTCACCACGCGGGTGTCATGGCGCTGACGGTGGAGCGTTTTGCCGAGATGGGGTTCGTGGCGCTGATGTTTGCCAATGCCCCCGCTTCCATGGCGCCCTGGGGCGGCAGCCGCCCGCTTTATGGCACAAACCCGATTGCCTTCGGCGCTCCCGTCGGCGGTGCCGATCCACTCGTGATCGATCTTGCCCTCTCCAAGGTCGCGCGCGGCAAAATCATGGCCGCCCGCCAGAAAGGCGAAACCATTCCGGGTGACTGGGCGCTCGACAGGAACGGTCGCCCCACGACAGATCCGGAAGAAGCCATCGAAGGCACCATGGTGCCGGCTGGCGAGGCCAAGGGAGCTGCGCTGGCGCTCATGGTCGAAATCCTGGCTGCAGCAGTCACGGGTTCAAACTTCGCATTCGAGGCATCATCCTTGCTCGATGACAAGGGATCGCCACCGTCTATTGGTCAGACGATCATTGCCATTGATCCAGTGTCGACGGGCGGTGCAGCCTTCACCGAAAGGCTGGCTTTCATCGCCGGCGAGATCGAAAAGCAGGAGAACGTGCGATTACCCGGTCGCCGCAGCCAGGGGATCCGCAAACGGGCGCTTGAGGAGGGTATCGTCATCGAAAGCGATATTCTCGCCGAAATTCAGAAGCTGTGA
- a CDS encoding TonB family protein, which translates to MSENGSLQPRHSRLGEVALWSAAALLMLSVHAGFAFYLMQAPEEPEAGGQPPAAIMIEMAAIPEAVKTEETTQAQDVEDSEQVKSDTSEPVEEPMPDEPPPPEPVAETPPPEPVQPPEPPVEEIVEPQEIPEPVEQIDPVQEQMMAELENVEVPLPVMRPPPPPTEKKVEKKEPEEKKKVERQRPKPQQASELREAAKAEVQQSDRTAASRSSGGFFSSSSASPAKWGSKVRSHIQRRKPRSLRSDALTATVRFRVNDAGAISGVSLIKSTGDASIDQQIAAWIESASPVPAPPPDANKTITLPISIR; encoded by the coding sequence ATGAGTGAGAACGGCTCTCTGCAGCCTCGGCATTCCCGTCTTGGGGAAGTGGCGCTGTGGTCTGCCGCGGCGCTGCTCATGCTGAGTGTTCATGCCGGTTTTGCCTTTTATCTGATGCAGGCGCCTGAGGAGCCAGAGGCCGGCGGCCAGCCGCCCGCGGCGATCATGATCGAAATGGCGGCGATACCCGAGGCCGTCAAAACGGAAGAGACCACGCAGGCGCAGGATGTCGAAGATTCCGAACAGGTGAAAAGCGACACCAGCGAGCCCGTCGAGGAGCCCATGCCGGACGAGCCGCCGCCACCGGAACCGGTTGCGGAAACGCCGCCGCCCGAACCGGTCCAGCCACCCGAGCCACCGGTCGAGGAAATCGTCGAGCCGCAGGAAATTCCCGAGCCGGTGGAGCAGATCGATCCTGTACAGGAACAGATGATGGCGGAACTCGAGAATGTCGAGGTTCCCTTGCCCGTCATGCGCCCTCCGCCACCACCCACCGAGAAAAAGGTGGAAAAGAAAGAGCCGGAAGAGAAAAAGAAGGTCGAACGCCAGCGCCCCAAACCGCAGCAGGCATCGGAACTACGCGAAGCTGCCAAAGCCGAAGTCCAGCAGTCCGACAGGACGGCCGCATCGCGCAGCAGTGGTGGCTTTTTCTCGTCGTCATCCGCTTCGCCGGCGAAATGGGGGTCGAAGGTTCGTTCGCACATTCAGCGCCGCAAGCCACGGTCGCTGCGCAGTGATGCCTTGACCGCGACTGTTCGGTTCAGGGTCAACGATGCGGGTGCCATCAGCGGCGTTAGCCTTATCAAGTCAACAGGGGATGCGTCGATCGATCAACAGATCGCAGCCTGGATTGAGAGCGCGTCACCTGTTCCCGCACCGCCGCCGGATGCAAACAAGACGATAACGCTGCCGATCAGTATCCGTTAG
- the exbD gene encoding TonB system transport protein ExbD: MAGGIRENSGDDLSENHEINVTPFIDVMLVLLIIFMVAAPLATVDVNVDLPASTAKPAERPEEPLYLTVKDDLSLNLGNDAVAREALAAAIDRQTGGNRDTRIFLRADKAVDYGHFMEIMNLLRDAGYLKIALVGLENAAAAAQPVGTAAPAASPAPGTAP; this comes from the coding sequence ATGGCTGGCGGCATTCGCGAAAATAGCGGAGACGATCTCTCTGAAAACCACGAAATCAATGTCACGCCCTTCATCGACGTGATGCTGGTTCTGCTCATCATCTTCATGGTGGCTGCGCCGCTTGCCACGGTGGATGTCAATGTCGATCTGCCAGCCTCCACGGCCAAACCGGCCGAACGGCCGGAAGAACCGCTTTATCTGACGGTCAAGGACGATCTGTCGCTCAATCTTGGAAACGATGCGGTAGCACGTGAAGCGCTGGCGGCTGCAATAGACCGGCAGACGGGCGGCAACAGGGACACACGTATTTTTCTGCGCGCAGACAAGGCCGTCGATTACGGTCATTTCATGGAGATCATGAACCTGTTGCGCGACGCTGGATATCTGAAGATTGCACTCGTCGGGCTTGAAAATGCTGCCGCAGCCGCGCAGCCTGTCGGCACTGCTGCACCCGCTGCCTCCCCAGCACCGGGAACCGCGCCATGA
- the exbB gene encoding tonB-system energizer ExbB gives MPAETSTSLALFNRANTARRFALGVAVIFVAGSSTVTVFAQTASETQTVQPAQQTDPVTPAAPPTAPVQPSATAPEQPAASTSPQPSSIEPVQAQPAAATPPGQTEQPGQASETPALNEATTPIEPVSPAPASAEHRADIPHNLSPWGMFMAADWVVKGVMIGLAFASLVTWTVWVAKSIELAGARVRAGATLKVIRKAKTLSEATEAVEKKGGPAALMLRMATHEMQLSDAVVEHTDGGGIKERVSSALSRIETHAGRRMSRGTGVLATIGSTAPFVGLFGTVWGIMNSFISISESQTTNLAVVAPGIAEALLATAIGLVAAIPAVVIYNVFARSITGYRHLLADAAAGVERLVSRDLDFRRIPPGSASRPAVSLVGR, from the coding sequence ATGCCAGCCGAGACCTCAACCTCTTTAGCACTTTTCAATAGGGCAAATACTGCAAGGCGCTTTGCCCTTGGCGTGGCTGTCATCTTCGTGGCCGGTTCGAGCACGGTCACGGTTTTTGCTCAGACGGCTTCGGAAACGCAAACAGTTCAGCCGGCACAGCAGACGGACCCCGTGACGCCGGCCGCCCCGCCGACCGCGCCGGTCCAGCCTTCCGCAACTGCACCCGAGCAGCCTGCCGCGAGCACATCGCCGCAGCCTTCGTCAATTGAGCCGGTACAGGCTCAACCAGCGGCAGCCACGCCGCCGGGTCAGACCGAACAGCCTGGTCAGGCCTCTGAGACACCAGCGCTAAACGAGGCCACAACGCCCATCGAGCCTGTCAGCCCGGCGCCCGCGAGCGCCGAACATCGTGCGGACATCCCGCACAATTTGTCTCCGTGGGGCATGTTCATGGCCGCCGACTGGGTCGTTAAGGGCGTCATGATCGGTCTTGCTTTCGCATCGCTGGTCACCTGGACGGTCTGGGTTGCCAAGTCGATCGAGCTTGCGGGTGCACGCGTGCGCGCAGGCGCGACACTCAAGGTCATTCGCAAGGCCAAAACGCTGAGTGAAGCGACCGAGGCCGTGGAAAAGAAGGGCGGACCGGCAGCGCTGATGCTGCGCATGGCCACCCATGAAATGCAGCTTTCGGACGCGGTTGTCGAACATACCGATGGCGGCGGCATCAAGGAGCGGGTGTCGTCGGCCCTGTCGCGGATCGAAACCCATGCTGGCCGCCGCATGTCCCGCGGGACCGGCGTTCTGGCGACCATAGGCTCCACCGCTCCCTTCGTTGGCCTCTTCGGCACTGTCTGGGGCATCATGAATTCCTTCATCAGCATTTCGGAATCGCAGACCACCAATCTTGCCGTGGTCGCGCCCGGCATTGCGGAAGCGCTTCTCGCAACCGCCATCGGTCTTGTCGCCGCAATTCCGGCGGTCGTGATCTACAACGTCTTCGCCCGTTCCATTACTGGATACCGCCATCTGCTTGCGGATGCCGCAGCCGGCGTCGAACGCCTCGTCAGCCGCGATCTAGATTTCCGTCGCATTCCGCCGGGCAGCGCAAGCAGGCCCGCCGTCTCGCTGGTTGGACGGTGA
- the hutC gene encoding histidine utilization repressor, whose protein sequence is MRNSGVDLQEKSLHERIRDDVERQIMSGEWPPGYRIPFEHEMTRQYACSRMTVNKALGELVQRGLIERRRRLGTFVRQPHAQSAVLDIHDIEREVQSLGLAYSYRLDRRDKRSAGEKDGAAMALAADAPVLDLTCTHFAGGVPFCVEHRIINVTAVPDAAFADFSEVGPGTWLLKMVPWSAAEHRISAVSADRKIATALGIAFGTACLVVDRRTWHGPDHITRVRVIYPGDRHALVAQFSPSQKS, encoded by the coding sequence ATGAGGAATTCAGGCGTCGATCTTCAGGAGAAATCATTGCACGAGCGCATCCGCGATGATGTCGAGCGACAGATCATGTCGGGTGAGTGGCCGCCGGGATATCGTATTCCTTTCGAGCACGAAATGACCCGGCAATATGCCTGCTCGCGCATGACGGTGAACAAGGCTCTCGGCGAACTGGTTCAGCGCGGCCTGATAGAAAGACGCCGGCGGCTTGGCACTTTCGTTCGTCAGCCGCACGCGCAATCCGCCGTGCTGGACATCCACGACATTGAACGGGAAGTCCAGTCGCTGGGCCTTGCTTACAGCTATCGTCTCGACAGAAGAGACAAGCGTTCGGCAGGAGAGAAAGATGGCGCCGCCATGGCGCTTGCCGCCGACGCCCCTGTTCTCGACCTCACCTGCACGCATTTTGCCGGCGGCGTCCCCTTCTGCGTCGAACATCGCATCATCAATGTCACTGCTGTTCCCGATGCGGCGTTTGCGGATTTTTCTGAGGTCGGGCCCGGTACGTGGCTGCTGAAGATGGTTCCTTGGAGCGCTGCCGAACATCGCATCAGTGCCGTTTCCGCCGACCGGAAAATCGCGACAGCACTGGGCATTGCTTTTGGTACCGCCTGTCTTGTTGTCGACCGGCGCACCTGGCACGGCCCGGATCATATCACCCGTGTCCGGGTTATCTATCCCGGAGACCGCCATGCACTCGTTGCGCAGTTTTCGCCCTCACAAAAAAGCTGA